CCAAAGTGACCGTGCGCGCAACATATTGAGCTGCAAGTCGGAAGGTAatattagggtatactttggaCCTGGGAtatgcaatggtgctgaaactAACCTTCCCTAAGGTCTGAAGCATGCTTAGTTTTGATAGTTTTTCGTAAACAACTTACATTATTAATTAGTGGTTTGCCAGTCTAAATAAGGAAATAGTTGTGATTAAGGGCTTAAGGCCATAGAATATTCTTATATTCTGTAAAAGCGGTTCATATTGTTCTTGGCTTTGTTATGAAAATAGAAGTACATTTCAATTTTCTTAGCAGTGTAAGATCACATTAGAAAAATGTAAGATTACAGTAGAATACATTTCGATTTTTCTTAGCAGTGTATGATGTATTTTTTTGACGAGACTTCCGCCAGAATCTTTTCCATTTCTGTTGCTTGCCTCATTGAATATTTGTTTCAGATCACATACCACTTTTTCCACTGGAAGAAGGGGACTCCGTTTGCTGATGATCAAGGGATGTATAACACATTGACATGGTGGGAACAAATGGACAATGGCAAACAGCTTACTCGCAACAGAAAGTTTTTGACTGCGGTTCCTGTTGTTCTGTAAGTGTTTATCTCTTACTAATGTATTTCTGTTTATACATGGAAACTCTATGATGCCCTTATTGCATGGAATTATAGCATGGATAGATATATGCGTGAAACATATTATTTGTAGCCAATAaatagtttttttaaaaaattttaGCTCAGCGCTTTACAATTATCACCTATGTTGATGTTTTTTTAGTGACAGTGTTGCGTTATACATTCGTATGGGATGGATCATAAATTTTTAAGTTGATAAATGGTTTCTAATGAAGCGAATTTTATTATTATTTGAGGTAATTTGTTGTGGTCGCTTGTGCTATGCAAGTGCATTTTCTTCAAATCTTGATTTCCACTTTCCAGTCTTCAGGGCATAATTTTCCCTAAAGGGATGCCATTCTCATTAGACAATTGGTTTCAAACTTCTACACATGGATATCAGAAAAGGTCGCTTTCTAAAGAACATATCTTTTTGGGCAAAATCTATGTATGTGTGACCTGGGAGAATTACTAAACTTGCTTAAAAATAGGCTGCCACAAACTGATTGTGCCATCTACTTGAATCTTGGACAAAATCTATGAATGTGTGCCATGTTGTTAGCGTGGTGCAGCTACCAACCCGCTACACCCTAATGCCCATCTGTTATTAGTGTAGATATGCCTTGTTTCTCTTCACTTTCTACTAAACAAACAGGCCTTGCAGTAATTTGTTCATTAAAAGAGGTTTAGCTCCTTAGCTTCAATTCAACATTGGGTTTCAGGATGCCAAATTGTATTGTGTCCACCATATGGAAGACAGTTAAGGCTCATGATTACTGTGCTAGAGGACAAATATCGGCTTCTTGTCAACTCTAGCTCGTTTTAAAAAATGAGATAGCATGCATTTCATTTCAATCGCATAAATGCCTTCACCAGGGCAGCGATATATTGTTTCTTTTTTCTGTCCGATTGTGATATGTTTTGCACTCAAATATTGTGTAGAGATAAGATTCGCATGAGTCCCCTTAGGAGATTTTAGGAGCGTAGGACACTAGATAGAGTGGCAATTCAGAATTTGACACTGTCTCACTGACTTGTGGCGCCTGACCCCCACTGTCATTGAGACATAAGAGTGTCAAGTTCAACATAGTGCAGAATTTTTCTGAAGTTCAATTCCTTTGGTCGGGTGACCCAACCTGCATGTGAAAGTTATTGTCTGTAGAAGAATGTTATGTAACTTTTAAGTAATACATGAGCTGGCAGTTTCCATCGTGTTCCAGTCAATTGATTGGCTGGCCAACCCTTTAATTTCCCCCCTACCTATTGTCTAATTTCATGTCATTGTGGACTGCAGCACTAATATAGGGATAATTGCTCTGTTCTTTGGCAGGTACTTGATAGCTTCCCACACCACGGACTATCAACATCCTATGCTCTTCCTCAACACCCTAGCAGTCACTGTGCTGGTTGTTGCCAAGCTACCAAACATGCACAAGGTTCGGATTTTTGGGATCAATGCGGGCAGCTAAGGAGCAGCGTCTCACGGTAGACACCTATACATGtcatgtttgatttggattacGGGATGTGTTGAGCCTAGTTCTGAATTGAATCACCGGAGTACCAGTGAGTAGGCTTGAGAGCTGTTCGTAGATGACATGTAATCATTGTACAGAGAAATGCTAAGAAGGCTGGAACGATGATTGTTTCTGCAACTAGTGAACAAAAAAGGTTCTGTAGACTCGTAATCTCGCTATACGTTCTCTAGAAAGAATTTGGCAATTGATACATGTACAGTTTTGCTCTTTTGTCAAGAGGCAATAATCAATCGTTATATAACAAAATCATGGCAAATAGTTCTAGTAGTTTACATGATGAATCTTACAAAACTATTTAGATTTTAGCTGCTGATTGGTCCAAATAAAAAAGATGAATTCGGATAAGCATAAAAAAGATTTGCTTTTGCGATTGGAGGGGCCGAGGGGGTATGAAATTGCTCCTTTGAGGATTAATTGAAGGTGTCTCGGTACACGTGCGGATTAGGAGAAAAGAATCTCGATCGCAATATAATGTTTGAAACGAACCAGCACGAGGATATGTCACAATTTCATTGCATATATAGACATTTACGTCTGAATCTGATGCCTCGGTCTCTCAATTGAATTACGATACACATACAATTAGTTAATCATAGCATGCTTACTATATAAAAGTTAAATACATAAATCCGTATAAGAGAAATTAACTATCAAAGTATACATGTAAAACTTTTTTAGATCCTAACACGTCTAGTAAAAAATGAGCGAAGAAGTACATACATGGCTGATCACCATAATAATACTATCGAGTCGCCTGATAAAAAAAAACATAGTAGCCTCAGTCATGTTTTTGCCTTAATTGAACACGAATCCTGCTTTGCGTTTGGTAACTAAgatcctgtttggatccaagtacTGATGGATGaaagtgctaaattttagcattAGTCTATCCAAACAAAAGTGTTAATGGAGTGGGCTAAATTTTAGCAAGACTAAAAAACTTTAGCATGAATATGATCGCTAATATGTGCTAAAGTTTAGTACTTAATTTTAATTTTAATTCCTCCAAacagcccataactagacttgtCCGAGCAATAATTCCATGGCCATCTATCTGCCTGCCAGACACGTCTTGGACGCGAATGCTTCCTGTACCAAATGCAACTCATCTTCTTCTCCCCAACCATGTCTTCCACATGAAGAAAAGTGGCGACGCCTGCCTGGCTCGACGACGGTGACGGTGACACCCCATATGACCAGGACAGGAGGAAAGCCACAGAGGCCCACAGGTGTGGAGACTAGTCCCTGTTTCCCGTCTGGATTTGGAGAGCCCAGGCTACTGTTCCAGCTTCCGGCCGGCTTCGGCTTTGTTCCCATTCCTGCTGTTTCGTCGTCGTTCGTCGTCTGCTGAACCGTCCGCCAAGCAAACTCGAACAGTTGCTGTGTTTGTGCTCGCCTGAAGAAAGCCCCCGTCGACCTTTTATGGGCAGACAAGCTTTCGTAGACTGGTCACGTTGGGGTGATGATCCGGGCGTGGTGAAAAAGGCAGGCACTGCAGCTCAACACGTACCAAGTCACCAGCAATGAGTCTGAACCCTGACGAAACAAGTCGGCGGTGGAGCCACCAGGATCATGGCCATAGCTTTTCGGCGTTGGGTGGGTCCTCGCGCACATTAGCGTGACATGAGCGTAGTGCGAGCTTAGATACGCAGGTTGGAAACGCTGCCCCGGCCTCCCAGGTGCCCAGGTGTTTCCTCACCACGACGAGAGCACATCGTCTCCCCTGCTGGTTTCTGCAGGCGAGTCCATGCCTGTCGTAAGCGTGGGTTGCGTAAGCAGAGTGATGCAAGCGTGGCGAGAAAGTGATCGAAACCCGCCGATCCGGCGGCATGCGTCGAACGTCCACGCCAGGCCAGATCCATCATCCACTCTGATCTCGTGATCGACGTGTTCGACTGAAACACGGCGCAGTGGAGCTTGGTTGGTCGTGTACGTCAACCAGCAGTGCAAGCTAGCAAGATCGGAGCAGGACGACGTCGCCGGAGTTAAGGCGCCTCTGCTCGACTGCTCCGTCCGAGCCGCTGCCGCGAGCGTACCGGTACTTCTGGCTTCTCCCCGCCAGTTCGTTACGGCTGCTCGCCGCCTCGCCGGCGGGCATTGATGGTGAGCGGCCGGCCCCGTCCATGCGCCGCGCCGTACCGAATCGTAACCATCTGCGGGCCGCATTGAATTCGGCCATGACGGAATGGCCCTCGGAACATTCCTGCCCCGCCCCCCGTCCGTCTCCTTCGACGGGCAATTGAATTGAATGGCCATAGATCTACGCCGCGCCGGCGGCTGGGTCAGAAATCTTCAGCCATCACAGGGGCTCCTCACAGGAGCCCTGCAGTACTGCAGCCGATCTGGCTCCTCACAGGGGGCCGAGGCCGAACTCTACACTGCTACACACATGATGACATGACTGGCCGCGGCCGGCTCTTGACGCTGCCATtcacccgcgcgcgccacggtggaCCACGCAGGGCTGCCGGCGCCGCTGCCCTCTCGCGTTCGCTCGGAGCCCAAGAAGATCAGACAGGTGAGCTCGGACAGGAGCCCGGCCGTCTGCATCGTCCCGTCCTGCCAGCGAATCCTTTTCCCCTAGGAGGTTACTAGCTAGGGAGTAGGTCAGATGAGATTAGATCCTGACCCGGTGACCCAGCTGCCACACCCCGGCATCccccgcctcctccctcctAGCTGGGCAGCAGCGGCCACTCCTCTCTGTCGGACAGTTTATCCGAGAATCTAGCTAGCTAGGCACTTCATTTCATGTACGGCAGTAGTAGGCCGACCTGTACAGGGGTGCGTAGGCACTCGGACCGTCGGACGTATAGGCACGGAGCAGCGGGCCACCGGCGGCGTGGCTTTCCGACGATGGCGATCGAGGTCGACGATGGCCAGCAAGGCGTGGCTAGCCGGGTACGCTGGCACGTGCTGCTCGCTGCAGCGGCCACGGACGACGACGATTCCACTCCCTCGATCGCGATCCTGATCCGAGGGAGAGCTACACGCCGCGCTGCTATAGCACGGTGGTTGGCAACATTTCGCGTCCGGGGGTGGTCACCCACGCCACCCGAACGGCAAGCTTGAAAACCAAGGCAAGGCACGCCGGGCCACGGCCCCTGCGTCCGCGTGCAGCGTGTCTCGCTCTATCTAGACTTCTACCACCGTGCAGTGGGGATCCATGGCCACGCAACAGTAGAGCTGGTGCTGCGCACCGGCCGCGACGATGCACcaacccggccggccggccggccaacCGCTCGAGCAGTTACAAACATGGCCGGCCGCCCGATCCAACCATTGTTCATCCGCCGTCGATCTGTGTGCATAATCATCGGAGTATCGGACGTTAGAATTCCAATCTACGTGTAAAACCAGTTCGAATCGCACCGTGGTTGGAGGAGAGTTGAAATCTGAAAGTCAGGGCCGTCCAATGGCGCGGCTGCCCCTGACTGATGATAGTGGGTTCAGTGCATGCGTTTGACTTCACTGAATCGATCTCCCCATGCCACTGTCTCAGTGTCTTGCGTTTGAATCAAGGCCCACTTCCCTGTACAGTTGTGTGGACTAATGGAGCGACAGAGATGGTTCTCCTCCTGCTGACCTAATTTTCGATCAGTAGGATCCGGCATGTATTCCCTGTCGGGTGGCTCGTCGTGCGTGTTAACATTGCACACAAGTTAGCACTTAGCCGTACGTCAGTGTGTTATTTTGGTTTGAACATTTGGATGGCGGTGGACCATACCACTCTAGCTCTGAATTTAATCCATACCTTTAGTTTCATGAATATAGTTTAGTTGATGCATCACCACCCTACCCCCACAGCCGCATAAGCACTTCTTTGATGTAATCATGAATGATTAGAAAAACTTACAGAGGTAATCCATCCATAGCCTCACACGGCTAGGATGAGGTTCCCCAAACTGAGAACGCCTCATAGTTTGTCCAAATATGAAGCTCCTAATAACCATTTGAGGTTAAAGATGTGTTGCTCGTATATCTTAACGTAAAATGTATACTAATTGGATTACTCCTTTTAAGCATTCATGAGCGCGCTTACAAAAACAAGGAAAATCCTAGAATGCAAAATAAACATCTCGTGCACCATCATTTCGATGGGTTCTAATCATCATTGGCAACAATAGCCATTAGATCCAacttgtttctaacaaaaagTTAACCCAAAGTACCATTAAGTATTTGATTCTAAATTATCTACGCTTAcatttaaaaaaaatcaaaagtaCCTCAACACCAACTCCTTTTAGCGCATTCACGTTAATAAAAAAACCTTGAAACTCCACAGAAAAGAAAAAACCATTTGTAATTGATTTGGCTTACTCTAATCATCATTACACACATTAGCCATTGGATCTAACATTATCCATGTTCACCATGGTGAAAAAAATCAACCTTAAGTACCCCTGATCACTACCGGaaaaagatctttgccgagtgttaagTATTTTGCCAAGTGCTTtttttcgggcactcggcaaagacgtctttgccgagtctcgacactcggcaaagacgtctttgccgagtgtctttttcagacactcggcaaaaagcttctttgccgagtgtcagttTTCAgtcactcggcaaagaagctctcgGCCTTTTTCAgtcactcggcaaagaagctctttgccgagtgtctgttttcaggcactcggcaaagataatttttaaatcatattttgaagtagtaaattaattcaaataaaaatattttcaactacaaagttgtataactcgtcaagatgcacaattctattttggacatttcttcatttgacaaaataaatgtaaatttattcacaaaacatatatatctctctcgtagtttatgaaactacaagagagatatataagatttgtgaacaatattagaattatcatgtcaaATAAAGAAATGataaaacaaccaaaataaactttgtagatcttgagaagttataagattttacagttggcaacattttaatttgaagtcatcttatcaacaaaaactacatctgaatatagaaaatttaaaattcgaattttgcaaatgatcttgaatggaaaaaccatcaaaattaaagttgtagatctcaaaaagttatgaaagtttgtagttgacaacttttttatttgaaatcattgtgtcatattaaaatatatttgaagttttcaaatttgaaattcaaattttgtaaacgatctcggatgaagaaactgccaaaataaaagttgtagatctcgaaaagttatgcTACTTTTTAGTTaacaactttttcatttgaatttatttactatctcaaataaataatttatggtgcagtggtagagaGAGTTGTTTGTGTGCAGGAGGTCGTGAGTACGAATCCTATCATCGACAACTTATGGAAAATTGCTGAAAAAAATGTGCAACCCATTAGATGGGTCACTAGCTGGCTGTGCATGCCTCCCCTAATaaatttttttttctgtttcatcttttggatttttttccgatttacattttgccgagtACTTCTCTTTGCCAAGTGctttttggcactcggcaaagacgtctttgccgatgAAATCTTTGCCGAGTACCCTTTaccgagtgttacactcggcaaaatctttgccgagtgtaatcggggctttgccgacactcggcaaagcccctgaATCCGGTAGTGGATATATGCTTCTAAATTACCCGCCTTTGTCATTATGCTTCTAAATTGCATGCTCCTGCTATACATTTAACCAAAGTAATTCGACTATCCAATTCGAAGTTACATACATGTACTATTAAGAATAATAATCTAAAGTATCCCAAAAATTAGTTTATGGGGTCTTTCTTGATCTCCCGTCCTCCCAATTACATTGTGGAGTCGGTGGatcaaattaaaaaaaaaactctagTTCAATAGAAGAATATAGTAAAGAAACACAACCAGTATGCGCAAACTAGACTTCTGAATCTTAAATCATGTAGGCATTTCATGAAGTTTTATTATACATGTAATAATACAAAAAAATCACTAACCCGCCCAGTTGCATGGGTTGGACTAGTAAATATAATAGCGCCAATTTAATAATTGATGTTTGTGGTAGATATAAGGGTTATGAATGTATATAATGGCATTGTTTTTTGCTATATATGCATGCAGTAATCAGCTTACTCAAAAGCCTCAAGCTTCTTAATCTTGGTAGCTTGAGCCCCGTCACAAAAATAGAGAAATGAGCATAGAAGCATCCAATTGGTGATCAGCCTATAACATATTTATCGTTTGTTCTTTTATATTATTTTTCATTGGAAAATATTGTATACATAAACTTCGTATTAGATGCTACGTAATTATGTTTTTTGGAGATTTTTTCCATACAAGAAAACTTCAAATTTCTTTCAGGACAACCGTGTCAGTGTTGAAAGTGTAACGTTTTTAGGAATTTATTTAAGTTGGTGCAGCATTCGCCTTGCTACATAATTGTGCAACATTGTTTTAGATACACGCACACCAACATGCCCTGAATCATTGTCCTCTTAATTGGTGTGTTAATTTTGTGGCTACATTTTGAAGCTGTTTACTAGCAGAGAAAATTTTAGTTTTACTCTGAACTCACTACTGCAACCCTGTACACAGTACTTCCAGAAATTGCATTTTTTCACCATTAGAAAGCACTGCCATGCAGAGGTAGACTTGTAAAAGGAGCATCCGTAAAGCTAAGTGAACCGAGATGAAAACCAAGCATAGTAGTGACGCGTCGTAGTTCAGATGCATGTGTGCATATGCTTAGTGCTGATCTCTTCCCCTAGCTGCGTGCCTCACCTCGATCACCATCACACAAATGAGCAGGTGCAAGGAGCTGCAGGTTTAGGTAGAGAGGCTGCTGTGGAGTAACTTGAAAGGTCAAGCCTTGGACATCCCCAACCGTATCCATGCATTTGTAGCATGTATGAAAGAGATGCGCACGTAGAAATAAAGGAACCCATTCCACCACGAGGTATTTATAGGATGCACAGCGACTACACTCCCATGCAACTAACATTGAGGTACCCCCTTGCAGTGCCATGAAGGCGATGCTAGGACAGCATGCAGACAAAGTTGAGACCACAGCACAGAAATGGATAAGAAAAACAAGGCAGATTGAGACATCTTGGCGATGAGTAGTTACAAATAGGAATCAAGCAAGTAACTTGAGAAAGGCTCGACAAAAACTAGTGTTTAATTAATTAGTAGCCTCTAGGTTAGACCAGCAGAACTTAGTCGTAGTGATCTACTACTCCGTGATCATACAGTATAATAGAAATCTGACAGAACTTTCCTTAAAGTTTGTGTGTTACCTTAGCATAGTTAAAGGTCGAAGCAATGATGTGCATCATGGGAATAAGAGCATGCATGCATCATCCTCATCCACAAATTGTTAGGTTGATACTGCTATCAGGGAGCTAACAACTATACTAATTCTTTGCATTAGCATTTGGTGAAGCAGCAGAGAGCCCAATGCAGCATATCATAATACTACTCCCTTCAGCACATTGAGGCGGTGCATAGCTTGTTTAATACTGTTGGCCAATGCATCAACAGGGTGATGAAGCAAATATTCCTCCTGCACTCATCCCTAGGAGAATGTTTTTTGTGGGGCCCCCTTACTCATCGCTCCAGGAGAAGAGAAGGATTGGCACGGCCACTCAAGACTGAAGAGCCTGTGTGCCATTGCAGTACAGTACTATGAAGAAGAGACACACAGCACAGGCCATATGGACAAGGAAACGCATGGTACAGGCTGGTTGGAAGTATCATTGGATGGCAACTTTTTGGTGTGGGCAGGTGAACCGGGCAAGTGCGAATGCCTAACAACAAACAAAAACAAATGAGTAAAAAGTTGCATTCTTACCCACTTGGACATGAAAGCAGGCATGAGGGACGGCGAGAGATCTCAGGGAGACGCAGTGCAAGAAGAAGCATTATGATGGGCAGGAAGAGGGGTAGCATTGTACCTTTTGGCTTACAAAAACGTTAAAGGTGGTACAAATGGCCTGCCCAGGCACTTACAGATGGCCAAGCATATGATATAATAATACCATGTGAAGAGAGAGACAGGGTAAAGTTTCTTCAGGCAGTGGGGTGTTTGTCATACGTACATATTCCTGCTCCATGCGGCCATGCCTTCTCTCTCGCCCCTCCATCCTCATCCTcgttctctctctcctcctctcgcTAGTGCTTTTCATGGCTGGAAGATTCTTGGTTTGGGAAGATGGTGAGACATGACATCTCAGAGCTAGCCCTGCTACAAGAAAAAGGAGCGCAGGAAGAGGTGACAGATAGAAAGACAAGCTTGCAAAAAGTAGAGGAACAATGCATTGAGCTAGAAATAGATACGCATTAGTTTATAATACTCTGAATAACAATAAAATAAACATTACATGCGCTCGTGAAAACCTTTGTTCTGAAATAAAAGGTGCTAGTATCTAGTATATATGAGACTACACATCATAATTAAAGTAGCaagttaaaaaaataaaaaaacaatATCTGATATTCTTTGGAACAATACAAACTTGCAAATCCCCTTGAAATTAAGATCTATTTCTACAACCAGTTGCTTCAAATAAAGTTCACGCACTGCATACATTGTTGTTACCAACCAAACACACTGCTCCACTAAACCCTGTTGTCAGTGTGTGGCGTGAACACACTGGCCTTGTGCCATTCAGCCATTCATCCTCACACAAAATGTACTAGTACTATTACGATGTACCATCTAACTCGAAGCCGGCCTAAAAAAGAAGCTTCCCAATTGCCCCAGTGCTACAGTGAAGCAGCTACCATGGCAGATCAAGTGAAAGATCagaaatgagagagagagagaacgaCCAAGAGATGTCGATCAAGCTACTATGTATCATAACCCCTGAACATTGTACTCTCTGATGTGTTAGAGCCCCAATTAAGTCGATGGTCAGCAAAAA
The sequence above is drawn from the Panicum hallii strain FIL2 chromosome 7, PHallii_v3.1, whole genome shotgun sequence genome and encodes:
- the LOC112898714 gene encoding ORM1-like protein 3, with protein sequence MAKLYVQAVPPPDLNRNTEWFMYPGVWTTYILILFFSWILVLSVFGCAPGTAWTLVNLGHFAITYHFFHWKKGTPFADDQGMYNTLTWWEQMDNGKQLTRNRKFLTAVPVVLYLIASHTTDYQHPMLFLNTLAVTVLVVAKLPNMHKVRIFGINAGS